A window of the Candidatus Methylomirabilota bacterium genome harbors these coding sequences:
- a CDS encoding TRAM domain-containing protein, translating into MNSYRVGLPMIVGGAAIGFYLAFQAGAGPYQWLLGSAGLLLGASCGVIVMVLQRKFHQTSLQVIVSGIIGFVLGLGLAELFFSAISGFLNFIPSYIGMTMRIIVTIGAAYLGAAIAIEKSPGFSMSNLVQHFREKPRDKSYKILDTSVIIDGRIADICETGFVEGTLLIPQFVLRELQQVADSSDPLKRNRGRRGLDILQQIQKKLEVPVEISDVDFPEIREVDAKLVALAKAFNAKVVTNDFNLNKVAALHGIGVLNINELTNALRPVVLPGEEMQVYVLKEGKEYNQGIAYLDDGTMVVVDSGRRYIGQTVDVRVTTVLPTTAGRMIFSRLKEEAEAA; encoded by the coding sequence GGCCGGCGCAGGTCCTTACCAATGGCTTCTGGGGTCGGCCGGCCTCCTTCTAGGGGCCTCGTGCGGGGTTATTGTGATGGTCCTCCAACGCAAGTTTCATCAGACCTCTTTGCAAGTCATCGTCAGCGGAATCATCGGATTCGTCTTGGGTCTTGGCTTGGCCGAACTCTTCTTTAGTGCTATTTCCGGTTTTCTGAACTTCATTCCAAGTTACATCGGTATGACGATGCGGATCATTGTCACCATCGGGGCGGCGTACCTGGGGGCTGCCATCGCGATCGAGAAGAGTCCGGGATTCAGCATGTCAAATCTCGTTCAGCATTTCAGGGAAAAGCCGCGGGACAAGAGCTACAAGATCCTTGATACCTCGGTGATTATTGACGGCCGAATTGCTGATATCTGTGAGACGGGGTTTGTTGAGGGGACACTTCTCATTCCTCAGTTTGTCTTGCGGGAGTTACAGCAGGTTGCCGACTCATCGGATCCGCTGAAACGAAACCGTGGTCGTCGGGGATTGGATATTCTGCAGCAGATCCAGAAGAAGCTCGAGGTACCGGTCGAGATCAGCGATGTGGACTTCCCGGAGATCCGTGAGGTAGACGCGAAATTGGTCGCATTGGCCAAGGCCTTTAATGCCAAGGTTGTGACAAACGATTTCAATCTGAATAAGGTGGCCGCGTTGCACGGAATCGGCGTGTTGAACATCAACGAGTTAACCAATGCGCTACGACCTGTCGTCCTTCCTGGTGAAGAAATGCAGGTCTACGTTCTTAAAGAAGGCAAGGAATACAACCAAGGCATTGCCTACCTTGATGATGGGACGATGGTGGTGGTCGATAGCGGCCGCCGGTATATCGGCCAGACTGTCGATGTGCGCGTTACCACGGTGCTGCCGACGACAGCCGGGCGTATGATCTTCTCACGCCTGAAGGAAGAGGCTGAGGCGGCGTAA
- the ispD gene encoding 2-C-methyl-D-erythritol 4-phosphate cytidylyltransferase, giving the protein MIVTAIVPAAGAGIRFGGAVKKQFIALDGLPILSHTLRALAASNALAAIIIVVPPGEELRGREALELAGVNVETEVVPGGQTRQDSVYNGLQRAKAETDLVLIHDGVRPFVSREVVLATIEAAKEAGAAVVAVPIIDTIKRVDTNGFVIETLQRGQLWSIQTPQVFSYTLLMRAHRAVREHGIIATDDAALVERIGGMVKVVRGSYENLKITSEEDLPLADLILRRRMVQ; this is encoded by the coding sequence ATGATTGTCACTGCAATTGTTCCCGCGGCGGGAGCGGGGATTCGATTCGGAGGAGCGGTTAAGAAACAGTTTATCGCGCTGGATGGTCTGCCGATACTCAGCCACACGTTGCGGGCGCTTGCGGCATCTAATGCGCTTGCAGCTATCATCATTGTGGTTCCTCCGGGGGAAGAGTTAAGAGGCCGAGAGGCGCTGGAGCTGGCCGGGGTTAATGTAGAGACGGAGGTGGTTCCAGGGGGACAGACACGGCAAGATTCAGTTTACAACGGTCTGCAGAGGGCGAAGGCGGAAACGGATCTCGTATTGATCCACGACGGCGTTCGCCCTTTCGTTTCGCGTGAGGTTGTGCTGGCCACCATAGAAGCCGCGAAAGAAGCGGGTGCGGCAGTCGTGGCTGTGCCCATCATTGATACCATCAAGCGGGTAGACACCAACGGTTTTGTGATAGAGACGTTGCAGAGGGGACAGCTCTGGTCGATCCAGACGCCTCAGGTCTTCAGTTATACACTCCTGATGCGGGCCCATCGGGCGGTTCGGGAGCACGGGATCATTGCCACCGACGATGCCGCGCTTGTGGAGCGAATAGGAGGAATGGTCAAGGTTGTGAGAGGAAGTTATGAGAACCTCAAAATCACGAGCGAAGAGGATCTGCCTCTCGCTGATCTGATCCTGAGGCGGCGGATGGTCCAATGA